One Ranitomeya imitator isolate aRanImi1 chromosome 1, aRanImi1.pri, whole genome shotgun sequence DNA window includes the following coding sequences:
- the GAS1 gene encoding growth arrest-specific protein 1 yields the protein MAAGCALTYALLLLLAALPGPCLGRMICWQAVLTCQLETECNFAYRQYAQACASVFAREDGNEPSPRRCPSHCINALIQLNRTKAGPALEDCDCGTDGECRATKQTIEPCMPRTSPGGARRVIGCTAARKLCEKDRNCSQSMASYLRHCGPLFNGLSCPVNCMTIIMEMMKIPRAVQLSDCVCDGMERPICETLKESMGRLCFGADVYGGPGSSGESDDDNDEEYDYSMVPTRAAENGALRAAPAFILWAWFVWSLLQWYE from the coding sequence ATGGCTGCTGGATGCGCGCTGACCtacgcgctgctgctgctgctggctgccCTGCCGGGACCGTGCCTGGGCCGGATGATCTGCTGGCAGGCCGTGCTAACGTGCCAGCTGGAGACGGAATGTAACTTCGCCTACCGCCAGTACGCTCAGGCGTGCGCCTCGGTGTTCGCCAGGGAGGATGGGAACGAGCCGAGCCCGCGCCGCTGCCCCAGCCACTGCATCAATGCCCTCATCCAGCTGAACCGCACCAAGGCCGGGCCCGCGCTGGAGGACTGCGACTGCGGCACTGACGGCGAGTGCAGAGCCACCAAGCAGACCATCGAGCCGTGCATGCCCCGGACCAGCCCGGGGGGCGCCCGGCGCGTCATCGGCTGCACGGCGGCTCGGAAACTGTGCGAGAAGGACCGCAACTGCTCGCAATCCATGGCCAGCTACTTGCGCCATTGTGGCCCGCTTTTCAATGGGCTGAGCTGTCCGGTAAACTGCATGACCATCATCATGGAGATGATGAAGATCCCCCGAGCCGTGCAGCTCAGTGACTGCGTGTGTGACGGCATGGAGCGGCCGATCTGTGAGACCCTGAAGGAAAGCATGGGCCGGCTGTGCTTCGGGGCAGATGTCTATGGGGGTCCCGGCAGCAGCGGGGAATCGGACGATGACAATGACGAGGAGTACGATTACTCTATGGTGCCCACCAGAGCAGCCGAGAATGGTGCCCTCCGAGCTGCCCCTGCATTCATCCTATGGGCATGGTTTGTGTGGTCGCTGTTACAGTGGTATGAGTGA